ACCGCACGTACATCTTCCAGATCACGGGAAAATGTTTCCCTGGCAAACAGATCGAGGCGCGTAAAATCTTCGCTATGGCCTTCGGTGCCGTTGTGGGAAAAATTCAGGGCAATGACTGCGCAACCACTGCGCGCCATTTCAAAACAGGCGTCGGGAAAGGCACCCCAGCTTTTAAAGCCCTTAAACCCGTGCAGGAACAGCACGACGGGCAGGGAGTTGACCGCATTTGAAGGGAGATACATATCATAAGCAATCTTAAGGCCGTCTTCCGCGGTTATCGCCCCTGATTCCTTTTTTATTGAGCCATATTTCATAAGTTCAGTGTTTTTTTATCCAATAATTTAACGAGTTGGCGCAGCTGGAAAATCTCTTTACGGCTTAAACTGCGCCATTTTCCGGATCTGAGATCATCAATTTCAAGGCCGGCATATACAACCCTTTTCAGAGAAATCACTTCCGCATTAACAGCCGATATCATGCGCTTTACCTGATGGTTGCGTCCCTCAATAATAGACATTCGGATGACATTTGCAAGTACCGGATGCCGGTCCACTTTGTAGGCCCGCGCAGGGCCGTCTTCCAGCTGTACACCGTTACGAAGCGCCGTGATCTGCTCATCCGATAAGATCATGTTGGTTTCGACCTGATACACTTTCCGGATTTTGTAGCTGGGGTGCATGAGCCGGTGCGCGAGTTCGCCATCGTTGGTGAGGAGCATGAGCCCCGTAGTGTTGCGGTCGAGCCGGCCAACGGGGTACACCCGCTTGCCTGTGGCTTTTTCTATCACATCCAGCACGGTACGGCGGTCGCGCTCATCGTTTGTGGTGCTGATGGTGTTTTTGGGCTTGTTAAGAAGGATGTACACATACTCTTCGGGCTTAACTTCATGGCCGTCAACGACTACGCGATCGCGCACCACTACTTTGTGCCCCATCTCCCGAATGACTTCTCCGTTGACTTCCACTTTGCCCTGTTCGATGAGGCTGTCGGCTTCGCGTCTGGAGCAAACACCTGCGGCTGCAATGTACTTGTTGAGGCGAACCGGTTCGTTTTTACCGAACCGCACTTCATGGTCGTACACGGGCTGCGGTTCGTGCCGGCGGCCACGGGCTTTACCCGCTTTGGAATCACCCCGCCTGCGCATAGGTACTTCATCACTACCTGAGCCTGTACTCCGGCGGTTAGCACCCGCATGTTTCTTTTTTGGATTCAGTCGTGAGCCCGTTTTTCGGTTTTTCTTTCCGGATGCACCGGATTTTTTTTCATTCATACTACATCAGTCATTTAAAAATTGCGCCTGGTCCGCTCATAAAAAACGAACTTAAGCTTGTTCAGCAAAGTAAAGATTATTTTGTGTTTAGACCCAATATTCGCAACACGAGTATCTTAGTTTTTGTACGCGGAGAATAGCGCACGCAGCTCCTAAAAATTAAAAACCAAAAAGCAAGGGACCTGTCTTTGATTTGGGGTCTCAGAGCCGGCACGAAAGACCGTGATGTTCACGGCGTTTTCCCCAAAAATAAAATAGGACCAAACCTGCCTGTACCGCCGGACGCAGGCCCGGATGCCGGAATGGCTTACTTCTGATTTTCTTCGTCGTCTTCCATGCCGGCCTTTAGTTCCAGAATGAGCTGTCTGTGCTTGGCCATATCGTCATCCTGAAGTATTTCTTCAATTTCACGTGGTTTGGGCAGTTCGGTGATGGCTTTGAGGCCAAAGTGTTTGAGGAAACCGTTGCTCGTTTTGTACAACAGCGCACGCCCGGGGCCGTCGTTTCGGCCTGCAATAGCAATGAGGCCTTTTTCCAACAGCTGTTTTACGACATATCCGGAATCCACCCCGCGGATGTGATCGACTTCCGGCTTCGTGATGGGTTGTTTGTAGGCGATAATGGCCAGGGTTTCGAGGGCGGTCTGAGAGATTTTCCGAAGCGTGTTTTCGTGCTGAATGTGTTCGAGCCAGGGGTGATACGCACTTTGGGTGGCAAAGGAAAATCCGCCGCCGATTTCCTTGATGCGAAAGGCATGCCTGCCCTGCTCGTATGCCGCATTAAGTTCGGCAATGAGCGCACGGAGCTCGGTTTCGCTCACTTCAAATCCGTCGGCTTTGGCCGCAATAATGGTGCGGATACTCTCGGGAGAAACCGGCTCCGGACTTGAAAAAATCAGGGCTTCAACAACTTGTTTTAGCTCAATTTCTGTATCCATAGGCGGCTATCGCCGGAATATTTCAACCCGCTCAATAATCATCGGCTCGAGCGGATGGTTGGCGAGGCGCGGGTCGTCGCGGTGTGTGGGGGTTGTGGCAATGGCGTCAACCACATCCATACCGCTGAGGACGTTTCCGAACACGGTATATTCGCGGTCGAGGCGGGGCGTATCGGCGTGCATGATGAAGAACTGCGAACCGGCCCCCATGCGCTTATCGCTTACGCGGGCCATGGAGAGCACACCGCGGGTGTGGCTGATTTCGTTGAATTCGTGCGGTATGGCGCTGATCG
This genomic stretch from Cyclonatronum proteinivorum harbors:
- a CDS encoding pseudouridine synthase → MNEKKSGASGKKNRKTGSRLNPKKKHAGANRRSTGSGSDEVPMRRRGDSKAGKARGRRHEPQPVYDHEVRFGKNEPVRLNKYIAAAGVCSRREADSLIEQGKVEVNGEVIREMGHKVVVRDRVVVDGHEVKPEEYVYILLNKPKNTISTTNDERDRRTVLDVIEKATGKRVYPVGRLDRNTTGLMLLTNDGELAHRLMHPSYKIRKVYQVETNMILSDEQITALRNGVQLEDGPARAYKVDRHPVLANVIRMSIIEGRNHQVKRMISAVNAEVISLKRVVYAGLEIDDLRSGKWRSLSRKEIFQLRQLVKLLDKKTLNL
- the scpB gene encoding SMC-Scp complex subunit ScpB, coding for MDTEIELKQVVEALIFSSPEPVSPESIRTIIAAKADGFEVSETELRALIAELNAAYEQGRHAFRIKEIGGGFSFATQSAYHPWLEHIQHENTLRKISQTALETLAIIAYKQPITKPEVDHIRGVDSGYVVKQLLEKGLIAIAGRNDGPGRALLYKTSNGFLKHFGLKAITELPKPREIEEILQDDDMAKHRQLILELKAGMEDDEENQK